A region from the Silene latifolia isolate original U9 population chromosome 7, ASM4854445v1, whole genome shotgun sequence genome encodes:
- the LOC141592598 gene encoding DEAD-box ATP-dependent RNA helicase 18-like produces the protein MKTTKTKTTKSKSMKTTKLAKAMKTTKSPTLAKAMKKTTAKAMKTTESPTLAKEMNNTAEDTTDDTNRALTTTPFSELVPALSDQVLEALDRCGFHFCTPVQAATIPPLLSYKDVAVDAATGSGKTLAFVVPLVEILRRFSTPLKPHKVLGVIISPTRELSIQIYNVALPFISTLPNVKTMLLVGGTEVKEDVKKIEVNGANVLIGTPGRLADIMDRMDELDFRDLEVLILDEADRLLDMGFQKQLNSIISRLPKQRRTGLFSATQTEAVEELAKAGLRNPVRVGVQVQTKSSTSKTPSGLYIEYLECEADKKSSELVDLLVKYFMTCASVDYWGVVLPRLSLLKKHPLIPLHGQMKQQAREKALASFTSLSNGALLCTDVAARGLDIPGVDCIVQYDPPQDPNVFVHRVGRTARLGKRGSAIVFLLPKEEAYAEFLRIRRVPLQERKCSDDAVDVVPQIRTAAKNDRDVMEKGLKAFVSFVHAYKKHQCSFIFRWKGLEIGKLAMGFGLLQLPSLSELKTHSLSTKEFTPAEGVKLEEIKFKDKSREKQRKRNLLAKKSEENQMPKKRKAAPNNNQSAEMKKKTAKQRRAVQSKEDDDDLTREYRLLKKLKKGAIDEDEYAHLMGADDLLE, from the exons ATGAAAACCACGAAAACAAAAACCACCAAGTCAAAATCAATGAAAACCACCAAGTTGGCGAAAGCAATGAAAACCACCAAGTCGCCAACCCTCGCAAAAGCAATGAAGAAAACCACGGCGAAAGCAATGAAAACCACCGAGTCACCAACCCTCGCAAAAGAAATGAATAACACGGCGGAGGACACCACCGACGACACTAACAGAGCTCTAACAACCACCCCTTTCTCCGAGCTCGTACCGGCTTTATCCGACCAGGTTCTCGAAGCATTAGATCGGTGCGGTTTTCACTTTTGCACGCCGGTTCAAGCTGCCACTATACCTCCGCTGCTCAGCTACAAAGACGTGGCGGTCGATGCCGCCACCGGTTCAGGCAAAACCCTAGCTTTTGTTGTTCCTCTTGTCGAAATTCTCCGACGCTTTTCTACTCCCCTTAAACCTCACAAG GTGCTGGGGGTAATTATCTCACCCACCAGAGAGTTGTCAATACAAATATATAATGTAGCGCTGCCTTTTATTTCGACCCTGCCAAATGTGAAAACTATGCTTCTTGTTGGAGGAACGGAAGTTAAAGAAGATGTCAAGAAAATAGAGGTAAATGGGGCAAATGTGTTGATCGGGACACCAGGAAGGTTGGCTGACATCATGGATCGAATGGACGAGTTGGACTTCCGTGACCTTGAG GTTTTGATTTTGGATGAGGCAGACAGACTTCTGGATATGGGGTTTCAAAAGCAGTTAAATTCAATTATTTCTCGCTTACCGAAGCAACGTAGAACTGGTCTGTTCTCTGCGACACAGACGGAGGCTGTTGAGGAACTTGCTAAAGCTGGATTAAGAAATCCTGTTCGGGTTGGAGTTCAAGTACAAACAAAATCAAGCACTTCTAAGACACCGTCGGGCTTGTATATTGAG TACCTGGAGTGTGAAGCAGATAAGAAATCGTCGGAACTAGTTGACCTTCTTGTCAA ATACTTTATGACCTGTGCTTCAGTTGATTACTGGGGAGTTGTTCTCCCACGGCTTTCTCTTCTAAAGAAGCACCCGTTAATCCCTCTTCACGGACAAATGAAAcaa CAAGCTAGGGAGAAAGCATTGGCTTCATTTACAAGTCTTTCAAATGGTGCTCTTCTCTGTACTGATGTTGCTGCTCGTGGTTTGGATATCCCAGGCGTTGACTGCATTGTGCAG TATGACCCTCCCCAAGATCCAAATGTATTTGTTCATAGAGTAGGACGAACTGCACGATTGGGGAAACGGGGAAGTGCAATTGTTTTCCTGTTGCCTAAG GAGGAAGCCTATGCGGAATTTCTGCGTATAAGAAGGGTTCCGCTTCAAGAAAGAAAGTGCTCTGATGACGCTGTTGATGTCGTTCCGCAG ATAAGGACTGCTGCAAAAAATGATCGTGATGTTATGGAGAAAGGACTTAAAGCCTTTGTCTCCTTCGTCCATGCATATAAGAAGCATCAGTGCTCTTTTATATTCAG ATGGAAGGGACTTGAAATTGGAAAGTTAGCCATGGGTTTTGGGTTATTGCAGCTTCCTTCTTTGTCAGAACTGAAGACTCACTCTCTGTCAACTAAAGAGTTTACTCCAGCTGAAGGTGTAAAGTTGGAGGAAATCAAGTTTAA AGATAAATCTCGTGAAAAACAAAGGAAACGGAACCTGCTAGCAAAGAAATCAGAAGAAAACCAAATGCCAAAGAAACGTAAAGCTGCTCCAAATAATAATCAAAGTGctgagatgaagaagaaaactgCAAAGCAGAGACGTGCTGTTCAAAGTAAAGAAGACGATGATGACTTGACCCGAGAGTATAGGCTActaaaaaagttgaaaaaaggcGCTATTGATGAGGATGAATATGCCCATTTAATGGGAGCCGATGATTTGCTTGAATGA